In the genome of Salinigranum halophilum, the window GAGACGAGCGTCGAGCGCGTCAACCCCGGGCCGAACCAGAACGCCGCGGCGGTCGCGAAGGCGCGGACGGGCGTCTCCGGCATCACCCGGTTCCTCGTGGACTTCCTGACGGAGACCCGCGAGACCGTCGAACGACTGCTCGAACGTGGTGCCGACGGCAGTGCGAGTGGAAGCGACGACGAGCGGGGAACCGACGACTCGGCGGCGAGTGGTGGGGCCACGGCGACGCCGGACCCGACGTCGGCGACCATCGAACTCGACGTCGTCTCCGACGAGGAGAGAGACGACGGCGAAGGCGACGAGGAGCAGTCGACGGAGACGCCGACGGCTACTCCAACACCGACGCCCGCGTCCGAACCAACCGAGACATCGACGGCCACACCGACCCCGGCACCGGAAGCGACGCCCGACCGCGTCTATCAGCCGGTGACGACCCGCGAGAACCTCCGCCAGTTGCTCACGAAGGCCGTCTCGCGCGCCGAGGCGGCGAACGAGGCGGCGCTCGCGGGCGACGAGACGAGGACCGCCGAGGAACTCCGTGCCCTCAGGAGCGTGCTCGCACGGCTGTCGTCGCTCGCCGAGGGCGGTGGTGCCCCACAGCCGGCCGCGCGCATCGCTGCCCGGCGCGCGGGGACGGCCGACAGACGGGCCGAGCGCGCGCTGGACACGCTGACATAACGCGGGACGGAGAGCGGCACGGTTTTTTCCGCCCGGTCCGAGGGTCGACCCGATGGACGGCCTCTCCGACCTCGTCCCCGAACGCTACGTCCAGGAGTACCTGGGAAACGGTCCCAGTCTCGTCACCTTCCTCGCGCTCAACGCCAGCGCCTTCCTCGTGGGCGTGAGCTTCTACGTCCACTCCGAGCCCTCCCTCGTCGACCTGCCGACCTTCCTCTACCCGCTCTTCGGTGACTCGCCGACGGCGCTCGCGCTGGCGACGCTCTCGTTCGTCACGCTGCTTTCGAACCTGGGCCGGCCGGTCCGGGAGGCCCCGGTCAACCGCCCGCTCGCGTACCTCCACACCCTCGCGTTCGTCTGGCTCGTCAAGTACGGCCTGTGGACCGCCGTCGCGTTGAACCTCCGGCCCGAACTGTACGTCGGCTTCTCCGTGTCGGCGCTGTGGAACTACTGGGGCATCATGTTCACTCATCTGGGGTTCGTCATCGAGGCGTTCCTCATCCCCCACTACGGGAAGACGACCCGCGGGGCGCTCGCGTTCGCGCTCGTCGCGCTCCTCGCGAACGACGTCTTCGACTACGGCTTCGGCTACTACCCGCCGCTTCGGTACGAACCGGGCCTCGTCCTCCCCGCGCTCACGGTCGCGCTGTCGGTCCTCGCCGTCGCGCTCGCGTCGCGGGTCTTCGACAGACTCGACCCGGTCTGAGCCCCACCGACCCGCCCGTTGTCGGCCGTCGCACAGTGACGCCGATTGAGTCAACCTTTTCAGCTTCAGTCGCCTAGCACGCGCCAATGGACTCCGCGGTTCTTCTAGACCTCTTGGGCAACGAGAACCGACGGCGTATCCTCCAGCTGCTGGCCCACAAGCCGTGTTACGTCACCGAGATCAGCGAGTATCTCGGCGTCTCGCCGAAGGCGGTCATCGACCACCTCCGCAAGCTCGAAGAGGCCGGCCTCGTCGAATCGCGGACGGACGACCAGCGGCGGAAGTACTTCCACATCTCCCGAGATATCCGCCTCGAGGTGAACGTCTCTCGCTACGGCTTCGGCGCCAAGAGCGCCTATCCGGCGAGTCCGAGCCTCGACATGTCGGGGCGGTGCCCACACGTCTCCATCGACG includes:
- a CDS encoding ArsR/SmtB family transcription factor; translation: MDSAVLLDLLGNENRRRILQLLAHKPCYVTEISEYLGVSPKAVIDHLRKLEEAGLVESRTDDQRRKYFHISRDIRLEVNVSRYGFGAKSAYPASPSLDMSGRCPHVSIDVPTESDGSLSTLAGELATLEDLENELSLAQRYVHGRLTDVLDRLNDRIGADSDSRFYAEVLAAVATGDRTADSVASEVDAPPAAVERALGALAERGLVEERSGEWFITE
- a CDS encoding DUF1405 domain-containing protein translates to MDGLSDLVPERYVQEYLGNGPSLVTFLALNASAFLVGVSFYVHSEPSLVDLPTFLYPLFGDSPTALALATLSFVTLLSNLGRPVREAPVNRPLAYLHTLAFVWLVKYGLWTAVALNLRPELYVGFSVSALWNYWGIMFTHLGFVIEAFLIPHYGKTTRGALAFALVALLANDVFDYGFGYYPPLRYEPGLVLPALTVALSVLAVALASRVFDRLDPV